From Aspergillus fumigatus Af293 chromosome 5, whole genome shotgun sequence, a single genomic window includes:
- the mpt gene encoding putative DNA repair and transcription factor Ada → MHVVDDSNDAPKILPLPRAAPSTSAAARWQAVVNRDATANTFVYAVLTTKIYCRPSCPARLARRANVRFYDTPSQAESAGFRPCKRCKPEMHWAANPQVQLIQKACETINLEVLNGCKPTLQKLASEANLTPSHFHRVFKKVMGVTPGQYSAAAQDCRNRNASVDSGLGEDWSLNRPLCDDGVCYDPDLLGGLDDSHAPTTTDAVIWNDFDAMIAAENEYILWPDEVQ, encoded by the coding sequence ATGCATGTGGTCGATGATTCAAATGATGCCCCGAAAATACTTCCGCTGCCTAGAGCCGCTCCGTCCACATCCGCTGCTGCGCGTTGGCAAGCAGTTGTGAACCGCGATGCAACGGCCAATACATTCGTCTACGCCGTCCTAACGACAAAAATATACTGCCGTCCATCCTGTCCGGCTCGTCTTGCCCGCCGGGCCAATGTCAGATTCTATGACACGCCCTCACAGGCAGAATCAGCAGGTTTCAGGCCCTGTAAGCGCTGCAAACCAGAAATGCACTGGGCGGCAAACCCACAGGTCCAGTTGATACAAAAGGCTTGTGAAACGATCAATTTGGAAGTCCTGAATGGCTGCAAACCAACGCTTCAGAAGCTGGCCAGTGAAGCAAATCTGACACCCAGTCATTTCCACCGCGTATTCAAAAAGGTCATGGGCGTTACGCCGGGGCAATACTCGGCTGCCGCTCAAGATTGTCGGAACCGAAATGCGTCGGTTGACTCTGGCCTAGGCGAGGATTGGAGTCTGAACCGGCCGCTTTGCGACGATGGCGTCTGCTATGACCCTGACCTCTTGGGCGGTTTAGATGACTCCCATGCTCCGACCACCACGGATGCTGTTATTTGGAATGACTTTGATGCTATGATAGCTGCAGAGAATGAGTATATTCTTTGGCCAGACGAAGTACAATAG
- a CDS encoding 60S ribosomal protein uL2, whose amino-acid sequence MGRVIRNQRKGRGSIFTAHTRLNKAPAQFRTLDYAERHGYVRGVVKEIIHDPGRGAPLAKVQFRHPYKFKMVTETFIANEGMYTGQFIYAGKNAALTVGNILPLASVPEGTVVTNVEEKSGDRGALGRTSGNYVTVIGHNPEEGKTRIKLPSGAKKVVKSTARGMVGIVAGGGRTDKPLLKASRAKHKFAVKRNSWPKTRGVAMNPVDHPHGGGNHQHIGKASTISRYAAHGQKAGLIAARRTGLLRGTQKTKE is encoded by the exons ATGGGTCGTGTGATCCGCAATCAGAGGAAGGGTCGTGGATCCATTTTCA CGGCTCACACCCGTCTCAACAAGGCTCCTGCCCAGTTCCGCACGCTCGACTACGCTGAGCGCCATGGATATGTCAGGGGTGTTGTGAAGGAGATCATTCACGACCCCGGCCGTGGTGCTCCTCTCGCTAAGGTCCAGTTCCGTCACCCTTACAAGTTCAAGATGGTTACCGAGACCTTCATCGCCAACGAGGGCATGTACACTGGTCAATTCATCTACGCCGGAAAGAACGCTGCCCTGACTGTCGGCAACATCCTCCCTCTAGCCTCTGTCCCTGAGGGTACTGTCGTTACCAATGTTGAGGAGAAGTCTGGTGACCGTGGTGCTCTTGGTCGTACCTCTGGAAACTACGTTACCGTCATTGGCCACAACCCTGAGGAGGGCAAGACCAGAATCAAGCTCCCCAGTGGTGCCAAGAAGGTTGTAAAGAGCACCGCTCGTGGTATGGTTGGTATCGtcgctggtggtggtcgtACCGACAAGCCTCTGCTCA AGGCTTCTCGTGCCAAGCACAAGTTCGCTGTCAAGCGCAACTCTTGGCCCAAGACTCGTGGTGTTGCCATGAACCCTGTCGATCAC CCTCACGGTGGTGGTAACCACCAGCACATCGGTAAGGCCTCGACCATCTCTCGCTACGCCGCCCACGGTCAAAAAGCCGGTCTTATTGCTGCCCGGAGAACTGGTCTGCTCCGCGGTACCCAGAAGACCAAGGAATAA
- a CDS encoding DUF1770 domain-containing protein, with amino-acid sequence MTDPALELAETIQTASIKRDPSPRHDINPPTAASEKRPVARRSSSEADSIPSDIVDPSRMVRPVSRRHTLPPLPDLRFEQSYLASLRGADTWGRVAWITIRDQVRILDNELRDLIVAIRIEFNLILMKWVANCQVLLPLIQGTLWTLALSGWRYWNRTASLSGQTLGSRLRRWWYEVNNWKLPPLSTTKDPRLAAKVEDVSAHLSMRSNGTLARDYAYF; translated from the coding sequence AGCGGGATCCATCCCCGAGACACGACATCAATCCTCCAACAGCCGCCTCGGAGAAGCGACCAGTGGCACGACGCTCTTCCTCCGAGGCTGACAGCATCCCTTCCGATATTGTTGATCCTAGTCGTATGGTTAGACCCGTTTCACGTCGCCatactcttcctcctttgccCGATCTGCGTTTCGAACAGAGCTATCTCGCCAGCTTGCGAGGTGCCGATACATGGGGACGAGTTGCATGGATTACCATTCGGGACCAGGTACGGATACTCGACAATGAGTTGAGAGATCTCATTGTTGCTATAAGAATCGAATTCAATTTAATACTGATGAAATGGGTTGCAAACTGTCAGGTTCTTCTGCCACTCATCCAGGGTACTCTTTGGACGCTTGCGCTTTCTGGCTGGCGTTACTGGAACCGCACAGCTTCTCTCAGTGGCCAGACGCTCGGTAGCAGGCTGCGAAGGTGGTGGTACGAAGTCAATAATTGGAAGCTTCCTCCTCTGAGTACAACAAAGGACCCTCGACTTGCTGCCAAGGTTGAAGACGTAAGTGCACATCTTTCAATGCGGTCAAACGGGACATTGGCGCGAGATTATGCCTACTTCTGA